A stretch of the Arachis stenosperma cultivar V10309 chromosome 6, arast.V10309.gnm1.PFL2, whole genome shotgun sequence genome encodes the following:
- the LOC130932462 gene encoding beta-fructofuranosidase, insoluble isoenzyme 1-like, with translation MHYNGYYHLFYQYNPKGSVWGNIVWAHSVSKDLINWKALEPAIYPSKPFDKFGCWSGSATIIPGKGPVILYTGIVDANKTQVQCYAVPEDLSDPFLTKWIKPDEYNPIVVAGPGVNRTDFRDPTTAWFEDGHWKILVGSRRKHRGIAYLYRSRDFKKWIRAKHPIHTAAGTGMWECPDFYPVSMKGTMGLDTSVVGNHVKHVLKNSLDETRFEYYTLGTYFTNIDRYIPDNTSVDGWGGLRYDYGNFYASKSFFDPTMNRRILWGWANESDTKEDDIHKGWAGIQAIPRTLWLDPGGRQLVQWPIEELNSLRDKEVEMSNLKLAKGDYVEVKGITAAQADVEVTFSFSSLNEAEAFDPSWVNAEDLCGKKGSNIQGGVGPFGILTLASKNLEEFTPVFFRIFKASNKHVVLLCSDARSSSLKSELYKPSFAGFVDVDLSTTKKLSLRSLIDHSVVESFGAGGKTNILSRVYPELAVADQAHLFVFNNGTVPIVVENLRSWSMKSAVIN, from the exons ATGCACTACAATGGATACTACCATCTGTTTTATCAATACAACCCTAAAGGTTCAGTGTGGGGTAACATTGTATGGGCTCACTCAGTCTCAAAAGATCTCATCAATTGGAAAGCACTTGAGCCGGCCATTTATCCATCGAAACCCTTCGACAAGTTCGGGTGTTGGTCAGGTTCAGCCACCATCATCCCCGGAAAAGGGCCGGTGATCCTGTACACCGGAATAGTCGACGCGAACAAAACTCAAGTTCAATGCTATGCCGTCCCAGAAGACTTATCTGACCCTTTCCTCACAAAATGGATCAAACCGGACGAGTATAATCCCATCGTGGTCGCCGGCCCCGGCGTCAATCGCACCGACTTCCGGGACCCAACAACTGCATGGTTCGAAGACGGACACTGGAAGATTTTGGTTGGTAGTAGAAGGAAGCATAGAGGAATTGCATACTTGTATAGGAGTAGGGACTTCAAGAAATGGATTCGAGCCAAACACCCTATTCATACTGCTGCTGGAACGGGTATGTGGGAGTGTCCAGATTTCTACCCGGTTTCTATGAAGGGGACAATGGGATTGGATACGTCTGTGGTTGGTAATCATGTTAAGCATGTGTTGAAGAATAGTCTTGATGAGACTAGGTTTGAGTATTATACTTTAGGTACCTATTTCACCAATATAGATAGGTATATACCGGACAACACCTCTGTTGATGGTTGGGGTGGTCTTAGGTATGATTATGGTAATTTCTATGCATCCAAGTCCTTCTTTGACCCCACTATGAATAGAAGGATCTTGTGGGGTTGGGCTAATGAGTCTGATACTAAGGAAGATGATATTCACAAAGGATGGGCAGGAATTCAG GCAATTCCAAGAACTCTGTGGCTTGATCCTGGCGGTAGACAATTGGTACAATGGCCTATTGAGGAATTAAATAGCCTTAGGGATAAAGAAGTAGAGATGAGCAATCTAAAGCTTGCAAAGGGAGATTATGTTGAAGTTAAAGGAATTACTGCTGCTCAG GCAGATGTAGAAGTTACCTTCTCATTTTCAAGCTTGAACGAGGCTGAAGCATTTGATCCAAGTTGGGTCAACGCAGAGGATTTGTGTGGTAAAAAGGGTTCAAATATTCAAGGTGGGGTTGGACCTTTTGGTATTCTAACATTGGCTTCAAAAAATTTGGAGGAGTTTACTCCTGTCttctttagaatttttaaagctTCGAACAAGCATGTAGTGCTCTTATGCTCCGATGCAAGAAG TTCTTCTTTGAAGAGTGAGTTGTACAAGCCATCATTTGCTGGATTTGTAGATGTGGATTTGTCTACTACTAAGAAGCTTTCTCTTAGGAGTTTG ATTGATCATTCTGTAGTGGAGAGTTTTGGAGCAGGAggaaaaacaaatattttatcTAGAGTTTATCCTGAGTTAGCTGTGGCAGATCAAGCTCACTTATTTGTGTTTAACAATGGAACCGTACCAATCGTTGTGGAAAATCTTAGATCATGGAGCATGAAATCTGCCGTCATAAATTGA
- the LOC130934301 gene encoding uncharacterized protein LOC130934301, giving the protein MSIYSKIKEDIDRSPIPITRRWINRDREAGHDRLFQDYFADEPVYNADIFRRRFRMRRDVFLRIVDALSNVYPYFHQRVDATGRRGLSPFQKCTAAIRMLAYGVAADAVDDYVRIGESTTIECLEKFVEGVISVFQDEYLRKPNPNDVHRLLQMAEGRGFPSMLGSIDCMHWQWKNCPKAWKGMYMSGYCGVATIVLEVVASSDLWIWHALFGVSGSNNDINVLDRSPVFDDILNDRAPEINYTINGNNYTMGYYLTDGIYPEWATFVKSISKPQGEKRKLFAQYQEGQRKDVERAFEVLQARFAIIRGPARFWEKKKLANIMRACIILHNMIVEDERDTYAGNFAQGLEYDDVENGLSQPQLGEEDFAPYHQFLQRNAQLRNRQQHRQLKEDLIEHI; this is encoded by the coding sequence ATGAGTATTTACTCGAAGATTAAAGAAGATATCGATAGAAGCCCTATCCCAATTACTCGTAGATGGATCAACAGAGATCGAGAAGCAGGACATGATCGCCTTTTTCAAGATTACTTTGCAGATGAACCGGTGTATAATGCTGACATTTTTCGACGGAGATTTCGAATGAGAAGAGATGTGTTCCTTCGGATAGTAGACGCTCTCTCAAACGTCTATCCGTATTTCCACCAGAGGGTTGAtgcaactggaagaagaggctTGTCGCCATTTCAGAAATGTACCGCTGCGATACGGATGTTAGCATATGGCGTAGCAGCTGATGCTGTTGATGATTATGTGCGCATAGGCGAGAGCACTACAATTGAATGCTTGGAAAAATTTGTTGAAGGTGTCATTTCTGTGTTCCAGGATGAATACTTGCGAAAACCCAATCCAAATGACGTACACCGCCTGCTACAAATGGCGGAGGGTCGTGGCTTCCCTAGCATGTTGGGTAGTATTGACTGCATGCATTGGCAATGGAAAAATTGTCCAAAGGCGTGGAAAGGTATGTACATGAGTGGTTATTGTGGGGTTGCAACCATTGTACTTGAGGTTGTAGCATCTTCAGACCTTTGGATATGGCATGCGTTATTTGGAGTTTCTGGTTCAAACAACGATATCAACGTGTTAGATCGTTCTCCAGTATTTGATGACATTCTAAATGATCGTGCTCCGGAGATAAATTATACTATTAATGGTAATAATTATACAATGGGATACTACTTAACAGATGGTATTTATCCTGAATGGGCCACATTTGTCAAATCAATCTCAAAGCCACAAGGGGAGAAACGCAAGTTATTTGCACAATACCAAGAAGGGCAAAGAAAAGATGTGGAACGAGCATTCGAAGTGTTGCAAGCACGCTTTGCAATTATACGTGGTCCAGCTCGTTTTTGggaaaagaagaagcttgccaACATAATGAGAGCTTGTATTATATTGCATAATATGATTGTTGAGGATGAAAGAGACACTTATGCAGGAAATTTTGCTCAAGGCTTAGAGTATGATGATGTTGAAAATGGATTATCACAACCTCAGCTGGGAGAAGAAGATTTTGCACCATACCATCAATTTCTCCAAAGAAATGCCCAACTTCGAAATAGGCAGCAGCATAGACAATTGAAAGAGGACTTGATTGAACACATATGA
- the LOC130934300 gene encoding glutathione S-transferase T3-like, with protein sequence MDPNQLNSFFNYLQNFPQIPNTQQSQTSNTQVPNQNIILPNTFQNPNPQNLSNFNFQAPYNNQFPIFQPQNQNSQTPHFPFSSIFNPSIGNVTPTSLPFPTQFSASRHNSSGVGGSSNPSSQTPIQSSPNSQYSDFANPRGLDAIDLNDDDIEDRRQDSIQHWHWEEDEMLISAWLNVSTDPVVGTDQKGETFWSRIHSYCVEFCTDMTRGVVACKKRWYKINKAVAQFAGCYDQASRNIRNGSNADDIKELAYKLYSTNYGQKFTFERHWNMLRLEQKWRSQLPTQSGGSKRTKVSATGAYSSSSNPETPLADEPGVDSPVRPQGSKKSKRRGKGKAQMSEDFSERKSSVVKKLSLMEDIKNVREKELMERKKEREEEKEHRAKMMAIKEKEIQIQAAMKEQELQTQRYIKEMEIKAKEREMDMQILNADTSTMSEKRRALHEIACEKIMAKWFT encoded by the coding sequence atggaTCCAAACCAACTCAACTCTTTCTTCAATTACTTACAAAACTTTCCTCAAATTCCAAATACCCAACAATCTCAAACCTCAAACACTCAAGTTCCAAATCAAAACATCATACTACCAAATACATTTCAAAATCCAAATCCACAAAATCtttctaatttcaattttcaagcTCCTTATAATAATCAGTTTCCTATATTCCAACCGcaaaatcaaaattcacaaaCACCTCATTTTCCATTTTCATCCATATTTAACCCTTCTATCGGAAATGTTACTCCAACTTCCTTGCCGTTTCCAACTCAATTCAGTGCATCAAGACATAACTCATCTGGTGTTGGTGGCTCTTCTAACCCATCTTCTCAGACTCCTATACAATCTAGTCCAAATTCGCAATATTCCGATTTTGCCAACCCTCGTGGATTAGATGCTATCGACCtcaatgatgatgatattgaagATCGGAGGCAAGATAGTATTCAACACTGGCATTGGGAAGAGGATGAGATGTTGATCAGTGCGTGGTTAAATGTTTCAACTGACCCTGTAGTTGGTACCGATCAAAAGGGAGAAACATTTTGGAGTCGAATTCATAGCTACTGTGTAGAATTTTGCACCGACATGACAAGGGGGGTAGTTGCATGTAAGAAACGATGGTATAAGATCAACAAGGCTGTTGCACAATTTGCTGGTTGCTACGATCAAGCTAGTCGAAACATAAGGAATGGTTCGAACGCTGATGATATAAAGGAGTTGGCTTATAAACTTTATTCCACAAATTATGGTCAAAAGTTCACTTTTGAGAGGCATTGGAACATGCTTCGGTTGGAGCAAAAATGGAGAAGCCAACTACCTACACAAAGTGGCGGCTCAAAGAGAACCAAAGTTAGTGCAACTGGAGCATACTCATCCTCATCAAACCCAGAAACACCGTTGGCTGACGAACCCGGTGTGGACTCTCCCGTTCGCCCACAAGGATCAAAGAAGAGCAAGCGAAGAGGTAAGGGAAAAGCACAGATGTCTGAAGATTTTAGCGAAAGAAAATCATCGGTTGTCAAAAAATtatctctcatggaagatatTAAGAATGTTAGAGAAAAGGAACTAATggaaaggaaaaaagaaagagaagaggagaagGAACATAGAGCAAAGATGATGGCAATCAAAGAGAAGGAGATACAAATTCAAGCGgcaatgaaagaacaagaattaCAAACTCAGAGGTATATTAAAGAAATGGAGataaaagcaaaagaaagggaAATGGATATGCAAATACTTAATGCTGACACGTCTACAATGAGTGAGAAACGACGAGCTCTTCATGAGATTGCATGTGAGAAAATAATGGCCAAGTGGTTTACTTAA